One Xiphophorus couchianus chromosome 1, X_couchianus-1.0, whole genome shotgun sequence genomic region harbors:
- the LOC114145518 gene encoding uncharacterized protein LOC114145518, whose translation MSEQDEHFEMDEQQLVVNNDEDNEQDGGQNNEQNDTEQAGVLQQLSELARRQEEVMTVISSLNTEPTRSYVYVPRERHISPFSGDIDKDGRSVDEFIEEVERVISARNQSAPEQFDFVLSLLRGSALEEVRLRKADGDVVKDLFVYLKDAFGDKRSASQLLQNFYYCKQKEGEDIRDFSHSLSQAFSFVRKQHPNSVANENAVLRDQFIEGIRDLSLRRELRKYVRGKPASTFVEVREEAYLWSLDQAPSTKMVRSKVMTCSNVAAEAQCCAVKETGNPMYLEDVMKTLKEQDKVTNLTRPNEKSVSIDDVLKVLTEQGKVITELTKAVKELTIQSKNPSSQTPYQIKTVPGFTPDGKPICFKCQTAGHVAKQCPQKRHKNSDESPVFGQSGNERPWLQ comes from the coding sequence aTGTCTGAACAAGATGAACACTTTGAGATGGATGAACAACAGTTAGTAGTGAATAATGATGAGGATAATGAACAGGATGGTGGACAGAACAATGAACAAAATGACACTGAACAAGCTGGGGTGTTACAACAATTAAGTGAGTTAGCCAGAAGACAAGAAGAAGTCATGACAGTCATATCATCACTAAATACTGAGCCTACCAGATCTTATGTCTATGTACCCAGAGAAAGGCACATTTCACCATTTAGTGGAGACATTGACAAAGATGGGAGGAGTGTAGATGAGTTTATTGAAGAAGTAGAAAGGGTTATTTCTGCTAGAAATCAATCTGCACCTGAACAATTCGATTTTGTGCTGTCACTGTTAAGAGGCTCAGCTCTGGAGGAAGTGCGTTTACGCAAAGCTGATGGTGATGTTGTAAAAGACCTGTTTGTCTACCTAAAAGATGCGTTTGGAGATAAACGTAGTGCCTCCCAACTTTTACAAAACTTCTACTACTGTAAACAGAAGGAGGGTGAAGACATACGTGACTTTTCACATTCATTATCTCAGGCTTTTAGTTTTGTACGGAAACAACATCCTAATTCCGTGGCTAATGAGAACGCAGTGTTAAGAGACCAGTTCATTGAGGGCATCAGAGACCTCTCACTGAGACGAGAACTCCGAAAATATGTAAGAGGAAAACCTGCATCTACTTTTGTAGAGGTGCGTGAGGAAGCTTACTTGTGGTCCTTAGACCAAGCCCCTAGCACAAAAATGGTTAGAAGTAAAGTGATGACCTGCAGTAATGTTGCAGCAGAAGCACAGTGCTGTGCAGTTAAAGAGACAGGAAATCCAATGTATCTGGAGGATGTGATGAAAACTCTTAAAGAGCAAGACAAAGTCACTAATCTAACTAGACCTAATGAGAAGTCAGTATCAATTGATGACGTTCTTAAAGTGCTCACTGAGCAAGGGAAAGTGATAACAGAACTCACTAAAGCTGTAAAAGAGTTGACAATTCAGAGCAAAAACCCTAGTAGCCAGACACCATATCAGATCAAAACTGTTCCAGGATTTACCCCGGACGGTAAGCCGATATGCTTCAAGTGCCAAACTGCTGGTCATGTTGCCAAACAGTGTCCtcagaaaagacacaaaaactcTGATGAGTCCCCTGTTTTCGGTCAGTCGGGAAACGAGAGACCCTGGTTGCAATGA